The Streptomyces sp. NBC_00659 genomic interval GGCCTGGACATGGTCCTGCCGATGAACACGGGCGCCGAGGCGGTGGAGAGCGCCATCAAGGTGGCCCGCAAGTGGGCGTACGAGGTGAAGGGCGTCGAGCCGGGCCGGGCCACCATCGTGGTGGCGGCCGACAACTTCCACGGCCGTACGACCACGATCGTCAGCTTCTCCACGGACGAGACGGCCCGTACCGGCTTCGGGCCCTTCACGCCCGGCTTCCGGGTCGTGCCGTACAACGACCTGGCCGCGCTCGAAGCGGCGATCGACGAGACGACGGCAGCGGTGCTGCTCGAGCCCATCCAGGGCGAGGCGGGCGTGGTCATCCCGGACGACGGCTATCTCGCCGGCGTCCGCGAGCTCACCCGCCGCACCGGCTGCCTCTTCGTCGCGGACGAGATCCAGTCAGGGCTCGGCCGCACCGGCACCACTCTGGCGGTGGAACACGAGTCGGTCGTCCCCGACCTGCTGCTGCTCGGCAAGGCGCTCGGCGGCGGCATCGTGCCGGTCTCCGCGGTGGTCGGCCGCCGGGACGTGCTGAGTGTGCTGCGTCCGGGTGAGCACGGTTCCACCTTCGGCGGCAATCCGCTGGCCGCGGCGGTCGGTTCGGCGGTCGTGGGCCTGCTGGAGACCGGCGAGTACCAGCGCACGGCGGCCGAGCTGGGCGCCGTGCTGCGGGACGGGCTGACGGCCCTGGTGGGCCGGGGCGTCGAGGGCTTCCGGTCACGGGGGCTGTGGGCGGGCGTCGACATCGATCCCTCCATCGGCACGGGCCGCGAGATCAGCCAGGGCCTGATGAACGAGGGAATTCTGGTCAAGGACACCCACGGTTCGACCATCCGGCTGGCGCCGCCGCTGACCATCACGGCCGCGGAACTCCGGTCGGCTCTCGGGTCTCTCGAGAAAGTTCTGACGCAAGGAGTCTGATACCGGCCAAGAGGCCACAGAGAGTGACACCACGCTGGTTACGCCCGGCGACGGCCGCGCCTACACTGATCGCTCCCGGGGAAAACGAGGAGTGCCCCAGTGTTCTATTACGTGCTCAAGTACGTGCTTCTGGGTCCGTTGCTGCGAGTGGCCTTCCGGCCCCGGATCGAGGGCCTTGAGCACGTACCGTCGTCGGGCCGGGCCATCGTGGCCGGCAATCATCTGTCCTTCGCGGACCACTTCCTGATGCCGGCGATCCTGAAGCGCCGGATCACCTTCCTGGCGAAAGCCGAGTACTTCACCGGACCCGGTATCAAGGGGCGGCTGACGGCGGCGTTCTTCCGCAGCATCGGACAGATTCCGGTGGACCGGTCGGGCAAGGAAGCGGGACAGGCCGCCATCCGCGAGGGCCTCGGCGTGCTGAACAAGGACGAGCTGCTCGGGATCTACCCCGAGGGCACCCGCTCGCACGACGGACGCCTCTACAAGGGCAAGGTGGGTGTCGCGGTGATGGCCCTGCGGGCTCAGGCCCCGGTCGTCCCCTGCGCGATGATCGGCACCTTCGAGGCCCAGCCCCCGGGCAGGAAGCTCCCGCGGATCCACCCCGTGGTGATCCGCTTCGGCAAGCCGCTCGACTTCTCGCGCTACGCCGGGATGGAGGGCGAGAAGGCCATCCTGCGCGCCATCACCGACGAGATCATGTACGCCATCCTGGCGCTCTCCGAGCAGGAGTACGTCGACCGGTACGCGGCCGACGTCAAGGCCGAGGAAGCGGCGGAGAGGGCCGAGGCGAGCCGCAAGTTCCCCCGAATGCCGATGAGTTGACCCGACCGGGAACCTACCTGTACGTCCTGTACGTTTCTTACGTATGAGACGTGCTGTGGTGATCGGAGCGACAGGACAGATCGGACGCGCGGCCGTGACGGCGCTCGCCCGGGACGGCTGGGAGGTGACGGCCGCTTCGCGCGGCGGCCGTCGCGACGACGGCTGGCCCGCCGGGGTGCGCACGGCGGCGCTCGACCGGGAGGACGACACCGCGTTGGCCGCGGCGGTCGGCGACGGCTGCGACGTGCTCGTGGACATCGTCGCGTACGGAGCGGACCACGCACGGCAGTTGACGGAGCTCGCCGGCCGGGTGGGCTCGGCCGTCGTCATCTCCAGTGTGTCGGTGTACGAGGACGACAAGGGGCGCGGTTTCGACACGCAGTCGGAGCCGGACGGCTTCCCCGCGTATCCCGTGCCGATCCCGGAGAACCAGGGGACCGCCCGACCCGGTGAGGCCACGTACAGCACACGCAAGGCGGCCCTGGAGTGTGAACTCCTCGCCGCGGGCGACCGGTTGCCGACGACGCTGTTGCGGGCGGGAGCCGTCCACGGCCCGTACGGCCGCACGCCCCGCGAGCTGTATGCCGTCAAGCGCAATCTGGACGGACGCCGCAGGCGGATCCTCGCGTACGGCGGCGCGAGCCGTTTCCATCCGGTGAGCGTCCACACCCTCGCCGAGCTGATCCGGCTGGCCGCCGCACGACCGGGCTCGCGCGTCCTGAACGCCTGTGACCCCGACGCGCCGACCGTGGCCGAGATCGTCCGGGCGATCGACGTGGTGATGGGCGCCCGGACGGAGGACGTTCTCGTCGACGGGCCTCCCCCGTCCCCGACGGTTGGCGACACTCCCTGGTCGGTCCCCCTGCCCGTGGTCTGCGACATGAGCGCCGCCGAGAGGGAGCTGGGCTACCGCCCCGTGACCCGGTACGCCGACAGGCTCCCGGAGACGGTCGCCTCGATCGAGCGGCACCTCGCGGGGAAGGACTGGCGTGAGGCGTATCCCGCGATGGCCAGGAACTACGGGGACCTCTTCGACTACGCGGCGGAGGACGCCTGGCTCTCCTCCTGAGGCGGCGCCGTCACGGCGTACGCCGGAGGGGGCGGCCGGTCGGACCGGCCGCCCCCTCGTGGGCGAGTACTACGGCTGCGGAGTGGCGTGCGGCGTGCACGTCA includes:
- the rocD gene encoding ornithine--oxo-acid transaminase, which produces MTAPARATEPAGAGARSSEELIRAEGPVLAHNYHPLPVVVAHAEGTWVEDVEGRRYLDMLAGYSALNFGHRNPVLIEAAHRQLDRLTLTSRAFHNDQLAGFAESLAALTGLDMVLPMNTGAEAVESAIKVARKWAYEVKGVEPGRATIVVAADNFHGRTTTIVSFSTDETARTGFGPFTPGFRVVPYNDLAALEAAIDETTAAVLLEPIQGEAGVVIPDDGYLAGVRELTRRTGCLFVADEIQSGLGRTGTTLAVEHESVVPDLLLLGKALGGGIVPVSAVVGRRDVLSVLRPGEHGSTFGGNPLAAAVGSAVVGLLETGEYQRTAAELGAVLRDGLTALVGRGVEGFRSRGLWAGVDIDPSIGTGREISQGLMNEGILVKDTHGSTIRLAPPLTITAAELRSALGSLEKVLTQGV
- a CDS encoding lysophospholipid acyltransferase family protein produces the protein MFYYVLKYVLLGPLLRVAFRPRIEGLEHVPSSGRAIVAGNHLSFADHFLMPAILKRRITFLAKAEYFTGPGIKGRLTAAFFRSIGQIPVDRSGKEAGQAAIREGLGVLNKDELLGIYPEGTRSHDGRLYKGKVGVAVMALRAQAPVVPCAMIGTFEAQPPGRKLPRIHPVVIRFGKPLDFSRYAGMEGEKAILRAITDEIMYAILALSEQEYVDRYAADVKAEEAAERAEASRKFPRMPMS
- a CDS encoding NAD-dependent epimerase/dehydratase family protein; translation: MVIGATGQIGRAAVTALARDGWEVTAASRGGRRDDGWPAGVRTAALDREDDTALAAAVGDGCDVLVDIVAYGADHARQLTELAGRVGSAVVISSVSVYEDDKGRGFDTQSEPDGFPAYPVPIPENQGTARPGEATYSTRKAALECELLAAGDRLPTTLLRAGAVHGPYGRTPRELYAVKRNLDGRRRRILAYGGASRFHPVSVHTLAELIRLAAARPGSRVLNACDPDAPTVAEIVRAIDVVMGARTEDVLVDGPPPSPTVGDTPWSVPLPVVCDMSAAERELGYRPVTRYADRLPETVASIERHLAGKDWREAYPAMARNYGDLFDYAAEDAWLSS